The Candidatus Woesearchaeota archaeon genome includes a region encoding these proteins:
- a CDS encoding radical SAM protein, producing the protein MVVKRESAKRYGMWSKLSTENSDIMFNSSHSYPLSSEEYIENVKRIVDNETPKIMYAEIRPSNYCNHGCDGCFSAELRKKNKTQLSKEALNKVIQDLSDLDTRAIRFSGGGEPLTHPNIEEAIEKAASNQMGVTLITNGKLLEDVDQGKLVNNINLIRISVNGGKNSHQKVHNTITDEYLGIVKSINDIANLRSKENKEDDLYIGVTYLVNPANIKDIYATTQDLIQSGINGLFFRVLNEHKGFSKKDKSKLIEQIELTNNLESGVFIHFAERLTEPTANPNINKTKCYSGLMRLYIE; encoded by the coding sequence ATGGTCGTTAAAAGGGAATCTGCTAAAAGATATGGTATGTGGTCAAAACTCAGTACAGAAAATAGCGACATAATGTTTAATTCTAGTCATAGTTATCCGCTCAGTTCTGAAGAATACATTGAAAATGTTAAACGAATTGTTGACAATGAAACACCAAAAATAATGTATGCCGAGATAAGACCCTCAAACTATTGCAATCATGGGTGTGATGGTTGTTTTTCAGCAGAACTAAGAAAAAAGAACAAAACACAACTTTCAAAAGAAGCATTAAATAAAGTTATTCAAGATTTATCTGATTTAGATACTCGCGCAATAAGATTTTCTGGAGGAGGAGAGCCTTTAACCCACCCAAACATAGAAGAAGCAATTGAAAAAGCTGCATCAAATCAAATGGGTGTGACTTTAATCACGAATGGAAAATTATTAGAGGATGTTGATCAGGGAAAATTAGTTAATAATATTAATCTAATTCGGATAAGTGTTAATGGGGGGAAAAACAGTCACCAAAAAGTTCACAACACAATAACAGATGAATATTTGGGAATAGTTAAATCAATAAATGACATTGCCAATTTAAGAAGCAAAGAAAATAAAGAAGATGATTTGTACATAGGTGTGACTTATTTAGTCAATCCCGCCAATATCAAAGATATTTATGCAACGACACAAGATCTTATTCAATCGGGTATAAATGGTTTATTCTTTCGAGTATTAAATGAACATAAAGGTTTCTCTAAAAAAGACAAAAGCAAATTAATCGAACAAATAGAACTAACAAATAACCTTGAAAGTGGTGTATTTATTCATTTTGCAGAGAGACTAACAGAACCAACCGCAAATCCAAACATCAACAAAACAAAATGTTATTCTGGATTGATGAGATTATATATTGAAG
- a CDS encoding DNA adenine methylase has translation MWKGYESLPAYFGGKRKLARKIMSFAQGKVFIDAFLGGGSVSLLAKAQGYKVISNDISVRSDIVGKAIIENKRTKLSDYDLYSLFKETDNNFIHDTFPNLLLNKDEKLLDNAFANAKSDLQKLLLIKFLFKYKPFSMLSNKIPENIATSNLKVIKPHLKYMFKPTKAFKQIKEQINQGIFDNGQENQHHKMDVFDFLDKVQGDTVYFDPPYAGSQSYEEFYNILDSILIQEKIPVVKSKFNSGDAEAFLHKLIEKSMHIPKVIFSFGGPDIDGQKLLSIVQEHRPAELHEIQHKWAITATKESMQTATEILVVTK, from the coding sequence ATGTGGAAAGGATATGAATCGTTACCAGCTTACTTTGGTGGCAAAAGAAAATTAGCAAGAAAGATTATGAGCTTTGCACAAGGTAAAGTATTCATTGATGCTTTTCTTGGTGGTGGGAGTGTATCTTTGCTTGCTAAGGCACAAGGATACAAAGTAATAAGCAATGATATATCAGTTAGGTCTGATATTGTTGGAAAGGCAATCATAGAAAATAAGAGAACTAAATTATCTGATTATGATCTTTATTCTTTGTTCAAAGAGACAGATAATAATTTCATTCATGACACATTTCCAAATCTTCTCTTAAATAAGGATGAGAAATTATTGGATAATGCTTTTGCTAATGCAAAGTCAGATCTTCAGAAACTTCTATTGATCAAGTTCTTGTTTAAGTATAAGCCATTTAGTATGTTATCTAATAAGATACCTGAGAATATAGCAACAAGTAATCTGAAAGTAATTAAGCCTCACTTGAAGTATATGTTTAAACCCACTAAGGCATTTAAACAGATTAAGGAACAAATCAATCAAGGGATCTTCGATAATGGGCAAGAAAATCAGCATCATAAGATGGATGTTTTTGATTTCTTAGATAAAGTACAGGGCGATACAGTTTATTTTGATCCACCTTATGCTGGTTCTCAAAGTTATGAGGAATTTTACAATATTCTAGATAGCATTTTGATTCAAGAAAAGATTCCAGTAGTTAAGAGTAAATTCAATTCTGGTGATGCAGAAGCATTTCTTCATAAGTTGATTGAGAAATCAATGCACATTCCAAAGGTTATCTTTAGCTTTGGAGGTCCTGACATTGATGGACAAAAATTGCTAAGTATAGTGCAAGAGCATAGACCTGCAGAACTCCATGAGATACAACACAAGTGGGCTATTACTGCAACAAAAGAATCTATGCAAACTGCAACTGAAATATTGGTGGTGACAAAATGA
- a CDS encoding ParB/RepB/Spo0J family partition protein, giving the protein MKTELIQVSEIIENEYNPNEMDDNSFQKLVLNIKRKGFRKPLEVRKIDDKYVIIDGVHRFKACKQLGFTEVECIVDNVDETEAMVDTLNANIHGTHNPYKEAMMFKKINQRYKLEDMEKVLNFDQTIIKDRLELLGLPDDIKRQIEDREEKEKREAPVVLSFVLKESEKNLVMEAIQRSENAEDPSKALVEICEKFISSTPKKSVESEPEIDAKLDDDGELLDGEE; this is encoded by the coding sequence ATGAAAACAGAATTAATACAAGTAAGTGAAATTATTGAGAATGAATATAACCCTAATGAGATGGATGATAATTCATTTCAGAAATTAGTTCTCAATATCAAAAGAAAGGGTTTTAGAAAACCGCTTGAAGTAAGAAAAATTGATGATAAGTATGTTATCATAGATGGAGTTCATCGTTTCAAAGCGTGTAAGCAATTAGGTTTTACAGAAGTAGAGTGTATTGTTGACAATGTAGATGAAACAGAAGCAATGGTTGATACTCTTAATGCAAATATTCATGGAACTCATAACCCCTACAAAGAAGCTATGATGTTTAAGAAAATCAATCAGAGATACAAATTAGAAGATATGGAGAAAGTTCTAAACTTTGATCAAACCATAATTAAAGATAGATTAGAACTTCTTGGATTACCTGATGACATCAAAAGACAGATAGAAGATAGGGAAGAAAAAGAGAAGAGAGAAGCTCCTGTAGTATTAAGTTTTGTTCTAAAAGAATCTGAGAAGAATCTTGTGATGGAAGCGATTCAGAGATCTGAGAATGCAGAAGATCCTAGTAAAGCTTTGGTTGAGATATGTGAGAAATTCATCTCATCAACTCCTAAAAAATCAGTTGAATCTGAGCCAGAAATAGATGCAAAATTAGATGATGATGGGGAGTTACTTGATGGAGAAGAATAA
- a CDS encoding terminase family protein: MSQLSSPIEIALFESFSDPTYDNFIDFVKKYLAPHMEQEFIEEDYYKEWFELELEHRNNAIEAPRGHSKSELFTVWLTIYFAVYKIKKSQIVSSVSGDQTNELFDRIKYFFYVCPYLNQQFKPEGADKNVSLSSWNSRKIVLKNDCIVHARSIAGKWRGLHVDRIVCDDIITEDSTLSDKQTINKFYSAVFNCATAKRGSISVVGTPLRYSDILYDLKSNKEFNFKAYPAIIDMEKKIVLSPRRKSFDELMKIKATIGSLRFQCEYMLNPIDDQTSIFKRDWLRRSRDENIGLIKNRKDLVKSGFQVMTINCGGDFAFSDRKGANYSVFLTLARLNDGRLLLCDYYRQKGLSGQQQVDKLRELHAVYDYDVMTLEENSIMAISREIQHLGLPIKMLRTGSRDTDLSISKTNAILRMTTWFENNQVIIPYGTDEAKEKYQMLEQEFLSFALEDGKIVEIGVHPDIPIAFVYAGEGAKKSESRGFVTSIVR; this comes from the coding sequence TTGAGTCAGCTAAGCAGTCCGATTGAAATAGCACTCTTTGAGAGTTTTTCAGATCCTACTTATGATAATTTCATTGATTTTGTTAAGAAATATTTAGCACCTCATATGGAACAGGAATTTATAGAAGAAGATTACTATAAAGAATGGTTTGAGTTAGAATTAGAGCATCGTAATAATGCTATTGAAGCTCCAAGAGGACACAGTAAATCAGAACTATTTACTGTATGGCTTACCATTTATTTTGCTGTATATAAGATTAAGAAAAGTCAGATTGTTTCTTCTGTAAGTGGTGATCAGACTAATGAATTGTTTGATAGGATTAAATATTTCTTTTATGTCTGCCCTTATCTTAATCAACAATTCAAACCTGAAGGAGCAGATAAGAATGTTAGTCTTAGTTCATGGAACTCAAGAAAAATAGTTTTAAAGAATGATTGCATTGTTCATGCAAGAAGTATAGCAGGAAAATGGAGAGGACTTCATGTAGATAGAATTGTATGTGATGACATAATTACAGAAGACAGTACCTTAAGCGATAAACAAACCATCAATAAGTTTTACTCTGCAGTATTTAATTGTGCAACAGCTAAGAGGGGGTCTATTAGTGTCGTTGGAACTCCATTAAGATACTCAGATATTCTTTATGATCTTAAATCAAATAAGGAGTTCAACTTTAAAGCATATCCTGCAATTATTGATATGGAAAAAAAGATTGTACTTTCTCCTAGAAGAAAATCATTTGATGAATTAATGAAAATAAAAGCTACGATTGGATCTTTAAGATTTCAATGTGAGTATATGCTCAATCCAATTGATGATCAAACTTCTATCTTTAAGAGAGACTGGTTAAGAAGATCCAGAGATGAAAATATTGGTCTAATCAAAAATAGGAAAGATCTTGTCAAATCAGGCTTCCAAGTAATGACTATAAACTGTGGTGGAGACTTTGCGTTCTCAGATAGAAAAGGTGCAAATTATTCAGTATTCTTAACACTTGCCAGATTAAATGATGGGAGATTATTATTATGCGATTATTATAGGCAGAAGGGATTAAGTGGACAACAACAAGTGGACAAACTTAGAGAACTTCATGCAGTTTATGATTATGATGTTATGACACTAGAAGAAAATAGTATCATGGCAATCAGTAGAGAAATACAACATTTAGGTCTGCCAATAAAAATGCTTAGAACAGGAAGCAGAGACACAGACCTTTCCATCTCAAAGACAAATGCAATTCTTAGGATGACTACATGGTTTGAAAATAATCAGGTAATCATACCTTACGGAACAGATGAAGCAAAAGAAAAGTATCAGATGTTAGAGCAAGAGTTTCTTAGTTTTGCTTTAGAAGATGGTAAGATCGTGGAGATAGGAGTACATCCCGATATTCCTATTGCTTTTGTTTATGCTGGAGAAGGAGCTAAGAAATCAGAGTCTAGAGGTTTTGTGACAAGTATTGTCAGATAA
- a CDS encoding phage portal protein: MSEAPAKKDKSVMVLSKVHSGSRQTALTVDYSTVNYTKLETIYKTDQMLFQAVNIISNFAISKGYEFIIDENIKEQIDQREIISDFDSKVNLPKLLTDVVRHLHIYGNAYLEIVFSKTEKDKVVDLVLIDPKTIEFKKTGAGEIDLDDQGKIQGYVQKVGTKTIDLDPDQVIHFRINTIADSLTGTGIIEPVTKLIEAKRNIELGLAESVYRHGFPQFHVKLGDKEHQPESEQVEEESEKYKKINSKSEFVTPYYYEIKVLEAPSLKGGEGYLKYFIDQIVAGTGVPKTILLGTGENTNRASSQTEQQNFFLYIGGIQITVGSTLEKFLFTKLLKVDESPVHMQFNSLQAKTDLELAQEREIYLKYGVVTPDEVRQEMGLDPISSPPKENSQDVSNVSSGDFFNSDEFLGNEDLMIMEDEDFNEVFMPYAQKFAGSDASIMEAPGVLEVLGQPIKSRFIKDEHILIHRANKIFDKIRKKFLKEIDGKYDIKDDLDKLKAEDIIIDSELLAPERDALAAAIFLDSKKKFKQGINLGEKFIKKNNPVVAGIKIKSTVHEPALKALDLSSSKLAGKVSDDLLRETQRVLREGIQARKGVTQLKEDIETVFEKFGGTSGRFNKMGTRSELIARTELQRSFINGNIQSFKDLKVKTLRMVTLPGACEQCLEVSPDNQVVPIDLSDGILPIHPRCRCGWFANSFS; this comes from the coding sequence ATGTCCGAAGCTCCAGCAAAAAAAGATAAGTCAGTAATGGTACTCTCGAAAGTACATAGTGGAAGTAGGCAAACTGCTCTCACAGTAGATTATTCTACAGTTAATTATACTAAATTAGAAACTATTTACAAAACAGATCAAATGCTTTTTCAAGCTGTCAACATCATCAGTAATTTTGCTATTTCTAAAGGGTATGAATTTATTATTGATGAGAATATCAAAGAACAGATTGATCAAAGGGAGATCATATCTGACTTTGATTCAAAAGTAAATTTACCTAAACTTCTTACTGATGTTGTTAGACATTTACACATTTATGGTAATGCATATCTTGAGATTGTTTTCTCAAAGACTGAAAAAGATAAAGTTGTAGATCTTGTTTTAATTGATCCAAAAACTATCGAGTTTAAGAAAACAGGTGCAGGAGAAATAGATCTTGATGATCAAGGAAAGATTCAAGGGTATGTTCAGAAAGTTGGAACTAAGACAATTGACTTAGATCCTGATCAAGTAATTCATTTTAGAATCAATACAATCGCTGATTCATTAACAGGTACTGGAATTATTGAGCCAGTCACTAAACTAATTGAAGCTAAAAGAAATATTGAACTAGGTCTTGCTGAATCAGTTTACAGACATGGATTTCCTCAGTTTCATGTTAAATTAGGAGATAAAGAACATCAACCTGAATCAGAACAGGTTGAAGAAGAAAGTGAGAAATATAAAAAGATTAATTCTAAATCTGAATTTGTTACACCCTATTATTATGAGATTAAAGTTCTTGAAGCGCCATCTCTAAAAGGAGGAGAAGGTTATCTGAAATATTTTATTGATCAAATAGTTGCAGGTACTGGAGTTCCTAAAACTATTTTACTTGGCACAGGAGAGAATACTAATAGGGCTTCTTCTCAAACTGAGCAACAGAATTTCTTCTTATACATTGGAGGAATACAAATTACTGTGGGTTCTACTCTTGAGAAGTTCTTGTTTACTAAACTTCTGAAAGTTGATGAGAGTCCTGTTCATATGCAATTTAATTCTTTACAAGCAAAGACTGATCTTGAACTTGCACAAGAAAGGGAAATATATCTGAAGTATGGAGTTGTTACTCCTGATGAAGTCAGGCAAGAGATGGGCTTAGATCCTATTTCTTCACCCCCAAAAGAAAATAGCCAAGACGTCTCTAATGTTTCATCAGGAGATTTTTTTAATTCAGATGAGTTTTTAGGAAATGAAGATCTAATGATTATGGAAGATGAAGATTTTAATGAGGTCTTTATGCCTTATGCTCAGAAGTTTGCGGGATCTGATGCGAGTATCATGGAAGCACCAGGTGTTTTAGAAGTGTTAGGTCAACCAATTAAATCTAGATTTATCAAAGATGAACACATCCTTATACACAGAGCTAATAAGATCTTTGACAAGATAAGAAAGAAATTTCTAAAAGAGATTGATGGGAAATATGATATTAAAGATGATCTTGACAAACTCAAAGCCGAAGATATTATTATTGATTCTGAACTACTTGCTCCTGAAAGAGATGCATTAGCAGCTGCAATATTTCTGGACTCTAAAAAGAAATTCAAACAAGGAATAAATCTGGGAGAAAAATTTATCAAAAAAAATAATCCTGTTGTTGCAGGAATCAAGATTAAAAGTACAGTTCACGAACCAGCACTTAAAGCATTAGATCTTTCTTCTTCTAAACTTGCAGGCAAGGTTAGTGATGATTTGTTAAGGGAAACACAAAGAGTTCTGCGAGAAGGTATTCAAGCAAGAAAAGGAGTAACTCAATTGAAAGAAGATATTGAAACTGTATTTGAAAAATTTGGAGGAACAAGTGGAAGATTCAATAAGATGGGAACTAGATCTGAATTAATTGCTAGAACTGAATTACAAAGATCTTTCATTAATGGGAATATTCAAAGTTTCAAGGATCTAAAAGTTAAAACACTTAGAATGGTTACATTACCTGGAGCTTGTGAACAATGTTTAGAAGTTTCACCTGATAATCAGGTAGTGCCGATTGATTTATCAGATGGAATTCTTCCAATTCATCCTAGATGCAGATGTGGTTGGTTCGCCAATAGTTTTTCTTAA